A genome region from Streptomyces sp. NBC_01296 includes the following:
- a CDS encoding helix-turn-helix transcriptional regulator, translating to MHDSSPMGEFLRARREALKPQDIGLPAHGRRRVPGLRREEVALLAGVSSDYYMRLEQGRETGPSTQVVDAIAAALHLDDEAFDHLRRLTRAPHERRGNPAAGSRVSPQLLQLLDSWPDTPAFVLGPALDVLAHNTLAAALHSGFRQFDNLARMVFLDPAGRGFHQDWEKAANSCVAEIRAAYGYEPESPRITEVVDTLCAKSPEFAARWARHEVRGKTRQPKHLVHPEVGALEIRFSAFTVNEAPHQQLVVYQAEPASATAAAFAELRSVRRAPQSAGPA from the coding sequence ATGCACGACAGCAGTCCCATGGGAGAGTTCCTCAGAGCACGGCGCGAAGCCCTCAAGCCGCAGGACATAGGCCTGCCCGCGCACGGCCGCCGGCGGGTGCCGGGGCTGCGCCGCGAGGAGGTGGCCCTGCTCGCGGGCGTGAGCTCCGACTACTACATGCGCCTGGAACAGGGCCGGGAGACCGGCCCGTCGACCCAGGTCGTCGACGCGATCGCCGCCGCCCTGCACCTCGACGACGAGGCATTCGACCACCTGCGCCGACTCACCCGGGCACCCCACGAGCGCCGTGGGAATCCCGCCGCTGGTTCCCGGGTCAGCCCCCAGCTCCTGCAGTTGCTCGACAGCTGGCCCGACACCCCCGCCTTCGTCCTGGGGCCGGCCCTGGACGTCCTGGCGCACAACACCCTCGCCGCGGCGCTGCACAGCGGATTCCGGCAGTTCGACAACCTGGCCCGCATGGTCTTCCTCGACCCGGCCGGCCGCGGCTTCCACCAGGACTGGGAGAAGGCCGCGAACTCCTGCGTCGCCGAAATCCGTGCCGCGTACGGATACGAGCCCGAGTCCCCGCGGATCACCGAGGTCGTCGACACGCTGTGCGCGAAGAGCCCGGAATTCGCCGCCCGGTGGGCGCGGCACGAGGTGCGGGGCAAGACCCGGCAGCCCAAGCACCTCGTACACCCCGAAGTCGGCGCTCTGGAGATCCGGTTCTCGGCCTTCACCGTCAACGAGGCCCCGCACCAGCAGCTGGTCGTCTATCAGGCCGAGCCCGCCAGTGCCACCGCGGCCGCCTTCGCGGAACTGCGCTCCGTGCGGCGCGCGCCGCAGTCAGCAGGGCCGGCGTAG